The Mycolicibacterium smegmatis genome has a window encoding:
- the ctpD gene encoding cobalt-translocating P-type ATPase CtpD → MTALYPAVEPAPSARPARPRSGGWLWTVPSVRWAAAALALFLTGLAAQLLGAPQAVVWTLYLACYVVGGWEPAWVGVRALRNRTLDVDLLMIVAAIGAATIGQVFDGALLIVIFATSGALEDVATTRTERSVRGLLDLAPEHATLLGDGSQRVVAAADLRPGDVIVVRPGERISADGTVIGGASEVDQSSITGEPLPAAKDVGDDVFAGTVNGSGALRVEVTREPSQTVVARIVAMVAEASATKATTQLFIEKIEQRYSAGVVVATLALFTVPLMFGADLRSTLLRAMTFMIVASPCAVVLATMPPLLSAIANASRHGVLVKSAVAMERLADTDVVVLDKTGTLTSGEPVISRVTVLIDGADVLGMAAAAEQFSEHPLGRAIVAAARGRVVPEAGDFTALPGRGVRARVAGHVVEVVSPAAFAGKDGAVREHCAAIENDGGTAVVVLEDGLPVGVIGLADRLRPDAPAAVMQLAQLTKHPPMLLTGDNRRAAGRLAEEAGIADVHAELLPDGKAAAVQKLQRDNTHVLVVGDGVNDAPAMAAAHTSIAMGRAGADLTVQTADVVTIRDELATVPAVIALARRARRVVIANLVMAGAAITTLVLWDLFGHLPLPLGVAGHEGSTILVALNGLRLLSNRAWISPGATPT, encoded by the coding sequence ATGACCGCGCTGTATCCCGCCGTCGAACCCGCACCTTCGGCCCGCCCGGCGCGACCGCGATCCGGCGGTTGGCTGTGGACGGTGCCCTCCGTTCGGTGGGCCGCCGCGGCACTCGCACTGTTTCTCACCGGACTGGCCGCGCAACTCCTCGGAGCACCGCAGGCCGTGGTCTGGACGTTGTACCTGGCCTGCTACGTCGTCGGTGGCTGGGAACCCGCGTGGGTCGGCGTGCGGGCCTTACGCAACCGCACACTCGACGTCGACCTGCTGATGATCGTCGCAGCGATCGGTGCGGCCACCATCGGGCAGGTGTTCGACGGTGCGCTGTTGATCGTCATCTTTGCGACGTCGGGCGCGCTCGAAGATGTGGCGACCACAAGGACCGAGCGGTCGGTGCGCGGGTTGCTCGACCTCGCTCCCGAGCACGCCACCCTCCTCGGCGACGGGTCCCAACGTGTGGTCGCCGCCGCCGATCTGCGGCCCGGCGACGTCATCGTGGTGCGTCCGGGCGAGCGAATCTCGGCTGACGGCACAGTGATCGGCGGTGCCTCGGAGGTCGACCAGTCCTCGATCACCGGGGAGCCACTGCCCGCCGCGAAGGACGTCGGCGACGACGTGTTCGCCGGGACCGTCAACGGTTCGGGTGCGCTGCGCGTCGAGGTGACGCGCGAACCCTCGCAGACCGTGGTGGCGCGCATAGTGGCGATGGTGGCCGAGGCATCGGCGACCAAGGCCACCACGCAACTGTTCATCGAGAAGATCGAGCAGCGCTACTCGGCGGGCGTGGTTGTCGCGACCCTCGCGTTGTTCACCGTGCCGCTGATGTTCGGCGCCGATTTGCGCTCGACGCTGTTGCGCGCCATGACGTTCATGATCGTGGCGTCGCCGTGCGCGGTGGTGCTCGCGACCATGCCGCCGCTGTTGTCGGCGATCGCGAACGCGAGCAGGCACGGCGTGCTGGTGAAATCTGCGGTCGCGATGGAGCGGTTGGCCGATACCGACGTGGTGGTGCTCGACAAGACCGGGACGTTGACGTCGGGGGAGCCTGTGATCTCGCGGGTGACCGTGCTCATTGACGGTGCCGATGTGCTCGGGATGGCCGCTGCCGCAGAACAGTTCAGTGAGCATCCATTGGGGCGCGCGATCGTCGCGGCGGCGCGCGGGCGCGTGGTACCTGAGGCCGGTGACTTCACGGCACTTCCGGGCCGGGGCGTGCGCGCGCGTGTGGCCGGGCACGTCGTCGAGGTCGTCAGCCCCGCAGCTTTCGCGGGGAAGGACGGGGCCGTGCGCGAGCACTGCGCCGCGATCGAGAACGACGGTGGCACCGCCGTCGTCGTCCTCGAGGACGGGCTACCCGTCGGTGTCATCGGCCTGGCCGACCGGCTGCGGCCCGACGCTCCTGCCGCCGTGATGCAGTTGGCGCAGTTGACCAAACACCCACCCATGCTGCTGACCGGTGACAACCGTCGCGCCGCCGGACGACTGGCGGAGGAGGCCGGCATCGCCGACGTGCACGCCGAACTCCTCCCCGACGGCAAAGCTGCTGCGGTGCAGAAACTTCAGCGCGACAACACGCACGTGCTCGTGGTGGGCGACGGCGTCAACGACGCACCCGCGATGGCCGCCGCGCACACCTCGATCGCGATGGGCAGGGCGGGTGCGGACCTGACGGTCCAGACCGCCGACGTCGTCACCATCCGCGACGAACTCGCCACCGTCCCCGCGGTGATCGCACTGGCGCGGCGGGCCCGACGCGTCGTCATCGCGAACCTCGTGATGGCCGGCGCCGCGATCACCACGCTGGTCCTGTGGGACCTGTTCGGCCACTTGCCGTTACCGCTCGGTGTGGCCGGACATGAAGGGTCGACGATCTTGGTGGCGCTCAACGGCCTTCGCCTGCTGAGCAACCGCGCCTGGATCAGCCCCGGCGCAACACCGACTTGA
- a CDS encoding ArsR/SmtB family transcription factor → MGHGVEGRSTPAASLDAASAVKVAETLQALASPNRLLILTRLRESPCSVTELSAAVGMEQPAVSNQLRLLRTLGLVTGDRSGRNIVYRLYDSHVAQLLDEAIYHIEHLRLGVRDGTA, encoded by the coding sequence ATGGGTCATGGTGTCGAGGGGCGTTCCACGCCCGCCGCATCGCTCGATGCCGCGTCAGCGGTCAAGGTCGCCGAGACACTGCAGGCCCTGGCGTCTCCCAACCGATTGCTGATCTTGACTCGGCTGCGCGAATCCCCCTGCTCGGTCACCGAACTGTCGGCGGCGGTCGGGATGGAGCAACCTGCGGTGTCCAACCAGTTGCGCCTGTTGCGGACGCTGGGACTGGTGACCGGAGACCGGTCGGGGCGCAACATCGTCTACCGGCTCTACGACAGCCACGTCGCGCAACTGCTCGATGAGGCGATCTACCACATCGAACATCTGCGACTCGGCGTTCGCGACGGCACCGCCTGA
- a CDS encoding ZIP family metal transporter, which translates to MLTALLWGLVAASSLLVGAVAGTVRDWNERLVGLVLGFGAGALISSISFELAEEGVRVSGALAVALGLAIGAVVFYVADKTVDRMGRTGGGAGMPLLLGALLDGIPEQAVLGIGIAGGAGVSMALLVAIFVSNLPESIGSASDMRSAGHPVRTILGGWAAISALCAVATVGGYQLQKVAGAALQGGINGFAAGALLVMLVGSMIPEATQKARENAGLAAVLGFAVAAGLSLAT; encoded by the coding sequence GTGCTCACCGCGCTCCTCTGGGGCCTCGTCGCTGCGTCCTCTCTGCTCGTCGGAGCCGTGGCCGGCACCGTCCGCGACTGGAACGAGCGTCTGGTCGGTCTGGTCCTCGGCTTCGGTGCCGGCGCGCTGATCTCCAGCATCTCGTTCGAACTCGCCGAGGAAGGCGTTCGGGTCAGCGGTGCTCTGGCCGTCGCACTCGGCCTGGCAATCGGCGCCGTCGTGTTCTACGTGGCCGACAAGACGGTGGATCGCATGGGCCGCACCGGTGGCGGGGCGGGCATGCCCCTGCTGTTGGGGGCGCTTCTCGATGGCATACCGGAACAGGCCGTGCTCGGTATCGGCATCGCGGGCGGCGCCGGGGTGAGCATGGCACTCCTGGTGGCGATCTTCGTGTCGAACCTGCCCGAGTCGATCGGATCGGCCAGTGACATGAGGAGCGCCGGCCACCCGGTACGCACGATTCTCGGTGGCTGGGCGGCGATCTCGGCACTGTGCGCGGTAGCCACCGTGGGCGGCTACCAGTTGCAGAAGGTCGCCGGTGCGGCGCTGCAGGGCGGGATCAACGGATTCGCCGCGGGGGCACTGCTTGTCATGCTCGTCGGGTCGATGATTCCCGAGGCCACGCAGAAGGCCCGTGAGAATGCCGGACTCGCGGCAGTTCTCGGATTCGCCGTCGCCGCCGGTCTGTCGCTCGCCACCTGA
- a CDS encoding prolipoprotein diacylglyceryl transferase, which produces MAPQWHLGPVTVGVHGLFVALAVFAAVLVFSHEARRRGAVNEQSIVAVAGALIGGAIGMRLSGWAQHLDLSANPSLAQAWEFGSRSILGGLLGAYIGVHVAKRLGGYRGKTGDLFAPAVALGMAIGRIGCLLTEAPGRPTNLPWGIHAPASTPECPACLTGQAMHPSFVYEIVFQLVAFAVLLWLRNRITHPGELFVIYIAAYAVFRFFVEFFRANETVWLDLTRPQWFLLPTLLIIGFRLCYGYRHGYYRRAARSEEVPV; this is translated from the coding sequence GTGGCTCCCCAATGGCACCTGGGCCCCGTGACCGTCGGGGTCCACGGATTGTTCGTCGCGCTCGCAGTGTTCGCCGCGGTCCTGGTGTTCAGCCACGAGGCCCGTCGACGCGGCGCGGTCAACGAGCAGTCGATCGTGGCGGTGGCCGGTGCGCTGATCGGCGGCGCGATCGGCATGCGACTGTCGGGCTGGGCCCAGCACCTCGATCTCAGCGCGAATCCGAGTCTGGCACAGGCCTGGGAGTTCGGCTCCCGCAGCATCCTCGGTGGACTGCTGGGCGCCTACATCGGCGTACACGTCGCCAAACGTCTCGGCGGCTACCGCGGCAAGACCGGCGATCTGTTCGCACCGGCGGTCGCGCTGGGCATGGCCATCGGCCGCATCGGTTGCCTGCTCACCGAGGCCCCCGGGCGGCCCACGAACCTGCCATGGGGCATCCACGCGCCGGCCAGCACTCCGGAATGTCCCGCGTGCCTGACGGGTCAGGCCATGCATCCGTCATTCGTGTACGAGATCGTGTTCCAGCTGGTTGCTTTCGCGGTGCTGCTGTGGCTGCGCAACCGCATCACCCACCCCGGCGAGTTGTTCGTCATCTACATCGCCGCCTACGCGGTGTTCCGATTCTTCGTCGAGTTCTTCCGCGCCAACGAAACAGTGTGGCTGGATCTCACCCGGCCACAATGGTTCCTGCTGCCCACGTTGCTGATCATCGGGTTTCGGCTGTGCTACGGCTACCGGCACGGTTACTATCGGCGCGCAGCCCGCAGTGAGGAAGTGCCGGTATGA
- a CDS encoding radical SAM protein translates to MTTGMGLRGDRLHRYVTAFCPHCHAEAPERPLADVQRLAAMLIERDGRIWLERGCPTHGLVRTLYDEDPEILSYLEEWTAPTKAHTPDVAGNFDPVPSAYLRGLPEMQTQHTCILLEDISEACNLRCPTCFTDSSPDLRNVVPVAEVLANIDQRLARENGRIDVLMLSGGEPTLHPQLPTLLAELVKRPITRILVNSNGVRIANDDALLDLLTLHRERVEVYLQYDGLSAETHRHHRGGDLGRLKQQALQRLSEREIFTTLVMTATLGVNDHEIGAMVQLALDTPYVGGLTIQPQFGSGRSGAIDPMERLTHTGVLKRMGPQTDGAVTWRDLTALPCSHPHCCSVGYLVRDDSDRWRSLVSLIGAESLKDKLGLVANRIADTEIPRELRLAVQESLLGLLSEQSSLSHPEIGDVWRNICENCDLGMSTLLTLASSALPGRRRKIRRLLGERVVRLTVKPFMDMSTMIEERLIQCCVHVGTRSTEQHQCAPFCAVQAWPALSRQRLSLASQATMPALPLIEIR, encoded by the coding sequence ATGACCACCGGCATGGGGCTGCGCGGTGACCGCCTGCACCGTTACGTCACCGCGTTCTGCCCGCACTGCCACGCCGAAGCGCCCGAGCGCCCACTGGCGGACGTGCAGCGGCTCGCCGCGATGCTGATCGAGCGCGACGGACGGATCTGGCTCGAACGTGGCTGCCCGACACACGGTTTGGTGCGCACCCTGTACGACGAGGATCCCGAGATCCTCTCCTACCTCGAGGAGTGGACGGCACCCACCAAGGCCCACACCCCCGATGTCGCAGGCAACTTCGACCCGGTCCCGTCGGCATATCTGCGCGGCCTGCCGGAGATGCAGACCCAGCACACCTGCATCCTGCTGGAGGACATCTCCGAGGCGTGCAACCTGCGCTGCCCCACGTGTTTCACCGACAGTTCCCCCGACCTGCGCAACGTGGTCCCGGTGGCCGAGGTGCTCGCCAACATCGACCAACGCCTCGCGCGCGAGAACGGCCGCATCGACGTGCTGATGCTCAGCGGTGGCGAGCCCACGCTGCACCCGCAACTACCCACACTGCTGGCCGAGCTGGTGAAGCGGCCCATCACCCGGATCCTGGTGAACAGCAACGGCGTTCGCATCGCCAACGATGACGCTCTGCTCGACCTGCTGACGCTGCACCGAGAACGCGTCGAGGTGTATCTGCAGTACGACGGGTTGTCCGCCGAGACACACCGCCACCACCGCGGCGGCGATCTCGGAAGGCTGAAACAGCAGGCCCTGCAACGGCTGTCCGAGCGCGAGATCTTCACGACCCTGGTGATGACCGCGACCCTGGGCGTCAACGACCACGAGATCGGGGCCATGGTCCAACTGGCGCTCGACACCCCTTACGTCGGCGGGCTGACCATCCAGCCCCAGTTCGGTTCGGGCCGTTCGGGTGCGATCGACCCGATGGAGAGGCTCACGCACACAGGCGTCCTGAAACGTATGGGTCCCCAGACCGACGGCGCGGTCACGTGGCGCGATCTCACCGCGCTGCCGTGCTCGCACCCGCACTGCTGCTCGGTGGGGTACCTGGTGCGCGACGACAGCGACCGGTGGCGCTCGCTGGTATCGCTCATCGGAGCCGAGAGCCTCAAGGACAAGCTGGGACTGGTGGCCAACCGCATCGCCGACACCGAGATTCCACGCGAACTCCGCCTGGCCGTGCAGGAATCGCTGCTCGGACTGCTCTCCGAGCAGTCCTCGTTGTCCCATCCGGAGATCGGTGACGTGTGGCGCAACATCTGTGAGAACTGCGATCTGGGCATGTCGACGCTGTTGACGCTGGCGTCGTCGGCGCTTCCCGGCCGCAGGCGCAAGATCCGCAGACTCCTCGGCGAGCGCGTCGTGCGCCTGACCGTCAAACCGTTCATGGACATGTCGACGATGATCGAGGAGCGCCTCATCCAGTGCTGCGTGCACGTCGGGACCCGCTCGACCGAACAGCATCAATGCGCGCCGTTCTGCGCCGTACAGGCCTGGCCCGCACTGAGCCGCCAACGCCTGTCGCTCGCCTCCCAAGCCACGATGCCCGCGTTACCCCTCATCGAGATCCGATGA
- a CDS encoding MPT63 family protein — protein MNALKITNLSTAVAAAAVAAAAILGTAPAAFGDASAVTTSTLGSAAKLNNGDVVQAWTVTDLKPSSDTIPYEVRGKLWEVTATDEAVQGNVTPIVSNFNVRAADGTNYRALFQVATPQGVNPSTIPQGEKASGKIYFDVTGPEPTTVVYNAGGKDLLVWDKPAASTTAPSGTGQSRPATASSPATAAPAAAAAAEAESEAVTDAETEATPAPAAASTAEGGTEATPAGAGSRATDLPAATAAEAETEATATDAETTPVTEETPAAPAPEGTTPVSLGTPAAEGTPAVEGAPAGASAGNVATAVPPAAPAEGAPAEVADPALVPAGVQPTTTVPAPAPTTAPVSHGPAA, from the coding sequence GTGAATGCCTTGAAGATCACGAATCTCAGTACGGCCGTGGCCGCTGCGGCCGTCGCCGCCGCCGCCATCCTCGGCACTGCGCCTGCCGCGTTCGGTGATGCCAGCGCCGTCACCACCTCGACGCTCGGTAGCGCGGCAAAGCTGAACAACGGTGACGTCGTCCAGGCCTGGACCGTGACCGACCTCAAGCCCAGCAGCGACACGATCCCCTACGAGGTCCGCGGCAAGCTGTGGGAGGTCACCGCCACCGATGAGGCCGTCCAGGGCAACGTGACCCCCATCGTCTCCAACTTCAACGTGCGGGCTGCCGACGGCACCAACTACCGCGCACTGTTCCAGGTCGCCACCCCGCAGGGCGTGAACCCGTCGACCATCCCGCAGGGCGAGAAGGCCAGCGGCAAGATCTACTTCGACGTGACCGGCCCCGAGCCCACCACCGTCGTCTACAACGCCGGCGGCAAGGACCTGCTGGTGTGGGACAAGCCCGCCGCGTCCACGACCGCCCCGAGCGGTACCGGCCAGAGCCGCCCGGCCACGGCGTCGTCCCCGGCGACCGCCGCTCCCGCGGCCGCGGCCGCGGCCGAGGCCGAGTCCGAGGCTGTGACCGACGCAGAGACGGAGGCCACCCCGGCTCCGGCCGCGGCGTCGACCGCCGAGGGCGGCACCGAGGCCACCCCGGCCGGCGCGGGCAGCCGCGCCACCGACCTGCCTGCCGCCACCGCGGCGGAGGCCGAAACCGAGGCGACCGCGACCGACGCCGAGACCACCCCGGTGACCGAAGAGACCCCGGCCGCCCCCGCTCCCGAAGGTACGACGCCGGTTTCGCTCGGCACGCCGGCCGCCGAAGGCACCCCGGCCGTCGAGGGAGCACCCGCCGGCGCCTCGGCGGGCAACGTCGCGACCGCGGTTCCGCCCGCCGCCCCGGCCGAGGGCGCTCCGGCCGAGGTTGCCGATCCCGCGCTGGTCCCGGCCGGTGTCCAGCCGACCACCACCGTGCCCGCCCCGGCGCCCACCACGGCTCCGGTCAGCCACGGCCCCGCTGCCTGA